The stretch of DNA CCAAGTGGTAAGGCGTGGTCGACGGCATGTCCCGCCGGCTCACGTGCCCCTTGGCATCCAGGCACTCATTCCAGCCTTTGTCGTGCAGGAAGCGTTGTTGCAGCGCCAGCAATTGGCGTTGCAGCACGGCTTCACTGTCGGGCCGCAAGGTCAGCGCCCGCAGGTATTCGGCCTGGGCCCAGATGCGCTGGGTGCCGTCGCGCACGCTGCCGTCCAGGGCGAGCATGCCGCTGACCGCACCGGTCAGGTTATCCACACCCTTTTGCTCTGCATAGGTGAACGCTTTGCTCAGTGATGTGTGCAACGGTGTGCCCCGCAGCAAATCCGAAGATTCCAGCAGGAAGAACCATTCGAACTGATGCCCCGGTTCAAACCAGTTATCCACAGCGCCCAGCGGTTTTTCCATCATCACCCCGTGTTGGCGGTCGATGAAGCGCTTCTGCATGGCGTTGGCCAGGTCCAGCAACGCGTCTTGGGTGACGGCGTCCTCCCGCACGGCCAACGTGGCGAGGAAACCTTCGGCAAGGTGCATCAGCGGGTTTTGCAGAGGGCCAGACTTGAGGGATGACCAGTTACGCTCCAGCACCGCTTCATACAGGCCGTCGCCGGTGGCGAAGCGTTCGGCGACCACTTCCAGGGCGGCATCGAGCACCGACTCCACCAGCGATTCACGCACCTTGGCCCAATAGTGGGCGCAGGCGAAGATGATGAAGGCGTGGGTGTAGAGGTCCTTGCGTTTATCCAGCGGCTTGCCGTGGGCGTCGATGCTGTAGAACCAGCCGCCGTGCTCGGCGTCGTGGAAGTGCCGTTGCAGGGAGCGGAACAACGCGGCGGCGCGCTCCTCGGCAAAGGCTGCGCCGGGTTCACCGATCAGGCTGGCAAACAGGTACAACTGCCGTGCGCAGGCCATGGCGCGATAGCGTTGCGGGGGCAAAGGCCGATGATCGGCGTCCAGGGCCTCATAGGGCAGCGCCAGGTCGGCATTCCAGCCCGGGCCTTGCCAGAGCGGCACGATCAGGTCGTGGAAGTGCGTCAACACGGCGGTCAATTGAGGCTTGAGGGCGGAGCTTGGAGCGATGGGCATCGGCTGGCGTCGTCACGGCAGGGGTGTTTGCGCGACATGGTATCAGGCTTGGGATCGGTGTTGTCTTTACTGCCGCCTTCGCGAGCAAGCCCGCTCCCACATTCGATCGAGTTCCATTGTTGGAATGCAGTCGACTGTGGGAGCGGGCTTGCTCGCGAAGAGGCCCTCAGGAGCACCGAAAATCAGGCAGCGAGCAACCAAACCCCGGTCGCCGCCGAAGCCGCACCCGCCACCCGCACCAACGGCGCAGCCGCCGCCGGCAGGAAACGCACCACGGCATAACCGGCAGCATGCAAAACCGCCGTCGCACCCACAAACCCTATGGCATACGCCCACGGGCTGGACATGTCCGGCAGCTCCAAACCATGGGCCACGCCATGGAACAGTGCAAACAGCGCCGTCGCCGCCACCGCCACGAACAACGGCGGCCGCACCGCCAGCGCTACCGCCAGGCCCAGCGCCAGCACCGACGCGGCAATCCCGCTTTCCAGCGCCGGCAGTTCCAGCCCTTCAAAGCCCAGCATCCCGCCGATCAGCATGGTGCCGACAAACGTGCACGGCAGCGCCCAGCGCGCCGAGCCTTTTTGTTGAGCGGCCCACAGGCCCACGGCGACCATTGCCAGCAAGTGGTCGATGCCGCCCAGCGGGTGGCTGATACCGGCCACCAGGCCGTTGTCGCCATGGCCGGGGTGGGCGAAGGCGAGGGCGGGAGTGAGCAGCAAGGCTGCGGCAGCGAGAAGTGTATTGAGGCGCATGGACAGGCTCCTTGTGGGGGTTGATCAGGCTGCGGTCAGCAAGCCCTGGCGTTCGATGAAGGCGACGATTTCTTCCAGGCCGACGCCGGTTTTCTGATTGCTGAAGACGAAAGGTTTACCGCCGCGCATGCGCTGGGTATCGCTGTTCATCAGCTCCAGGGATGCGCCTACCAACGGCGCCAGGTCGATCTTGTTGATCACCAGCAGGTCGGATTTGCAGATTCCCGGCCCGCCTTTGCGCGGCAGCTTGTCGCCGGCCGACACATCGATCACGTAGATGGTCAGGTCCGACAGTTCCGGGCTGAAGGTGGCCGACAGGTTGTCGCCGCCGGATTCCACCAGGATCAGGTCCAGGCCGGGAAAGCGACGGTTCAACTGGTCTACTGCTTCGAGGTTGATGGAGGCGTCTTCGCGAATCGCGGTGTGGGGGCAGCCGCCGGTTTCCACACCGATGATGCGCTCGGGCGCCAGGGCCTGGTTGCGCACCAGGAAGTCGGCGTCTTCGCGGGTGTAGATATCGTTGGTGACCACCGCCAGGTTGTAGCGATCACGCAGGGCCAGGCACAGGGCCAGGGTCAGGGCGGTCTTGCCGGAGCCGACCGGGCCGCCGATGCCGACGCGCAGGGGTTGGGGGTTCATGTGATTCTCCAAGATAAAGTGCCCTAGGAACGGAACAGGCGGCTGTACTGGCGCTCATGGGCCATGCACGCCAGGGACAGGCCAAACGCGGCGCTGCCGTAGTGATTGGGGTCAAGCTGGCTGGCGTCCTGCTGGGCTTGTTGCAGCAGCGGCAGCAGTTCGCTGGTCAGGCGCTGGGCGGCTTGTTGGCCCAGAGGCAGCGTCTTCATCAGCACCGCCAATTGGTTTTCCAGCCAACTCCACAGCCAGGCGGCCAGGGCGTCATCCGGGCTGATCTGCCAGGCGCGGGCGGCCAGGGCCCAGCCCAGGGCCAGGTGCGGTTCGGAGCGCTGTGCCAGGAACTCTCGGGCGGCGTCATCCAGCTCCGGTAAACCGTTCAATAGCTGGTGCAGGGAATAGCCCATCTGCCGGCTTTCCTGATAAAGCTCGCGGGTTTCACGGCTGGCGCGGTGTTCCTCGCACAACTGCGCGAGGCGTGGCCAGTCCTGTTCGGCCGCGGCCTGGCAGTGGGCGAGCAGCAGTGGCGCTTCGAAGCGCGCCAGGTTGAGCAACAGTTGATCGCTGATCCAGCGCCCGGCACTTGCCGGGTCGGTCACGCGGGCTTGCTCCACGGCCATTTCCAGGCCCTGGGAATAGCTGTAGCCACCAATCGGCAGCTGCGGACTGGCCAGACGCAACAGCGCCCAGGCTGGGTTCATAGACGTACGCCGAACTGGTGCAGCTTGGGCGGGTAGTTGAAGTCTTCGTCGCCATGGCGGGAATGGTGGTGGCCGCCGCCATAGGCGCCGTGTTCCGGCTGGAAGGGGGCCTCGATGGTCTCGGTCGTCGCGCCCAACTGATCGAGCATGGCCTTGAGCACGTAGTCATCGAGCAGGCGCAGCCAACCGTCACCCACTTGCAGGGCCACGTGGCGGTTGCCCAGGTGATAGGCTGCGCGGGTCAGTTCAAAGGCATTGCCGCAGGTGACGTGCAGCAGTTGTTCAGGCCGGGCGCACACGCGTACGACACGTCCGTCTTCAGCCTGTAGGAATTCGCCATCGTGCAGCGGCGGTTGGCCGCGCTCCAGAAACAGGCCGACGTCTTCTCCGTCGGCACTGAAACAGCGCAGGCGGCTTTTACTGCGGGCTTCGAAATTCAGCAGCAACTCTGCGGCCCAGACGGGTTGGGGGGCGATTCGGCGGTGGATCACCAGCATCAGAAAGCTTCCAGCTATGAGCGATAAGCAAGCTAGAGCAAGGGTCTTGCCAACCACGCGGGGAGTAGGAATTCCCTGTAGGCAGGCGACTTGTGCCACCTGATGGCGCAGGAAATTATTCCAAAATGTTTCATTTTGGTGCGTGGTTGGATTTATAGCACCGGATCCGGGCGCTCGGCGTTGAATTCCATTGCTTGGTGCATGAAATTTCTTTCATCTTTTATGAGTTTTGATTGCTTGGGACTTTTCCTACGCACTTGCAGGATTTGCCATGCGTTGCGTTACGCGCTGTTTCATTAGGATTCCGCTCCGTATTTAATCTTCAGCGGTTTCCACCATGTACAAGTCATTTTTCTGTTTACTCATTGTCAGTTTGTCGCTCGCCATTTCATCTGCTTCGGCCAATCTTCAGCGTGCCCCGGCATTCGCGCCGCCACCTACTATCGACAACGTGATCGACCGCGCCCACGAGCTGTTGGGCACGCCCTATAAATTGGGCGGCGCTTCGGTGAAGCAGGGCTTCGATTGCAGCAGCTTCCTGGTGTACCTGTTCAAGACCGAAGCCAACATTCATCTGCCTCGCACCACCTCGGCGATGCACCGCTCAACCGCGGCCACGGTCAAGCGCAATGCGTTGCAACCGGGTGATGCGGTGTTTTTCAGGGGCAATGGGCGCGGCCAGGTCAGCCACGTTGGTCTCTATATAGGAGAGGGCAAGTTCATCCACTCGCCACGCACGGGTAAAAGCGTGCGCATCGACTCACTGGCCAACAGCTATTGGAACCGGAACTACACCACCGCCAAGCGTTTTCACACCGTGCGCTGAGTTATTCGGTGCTGCCCAGGCCTTGCCAATGCTTGAGGCCGATAAAGATGAAGCGCAGCTGCTGGGTGATCTTGGCTTGTGGCGTGAGGTGCGCAGGCAGCGCTTCGGCGGGCGGGTCGATAATGTC from Pseudomonas sp. NC02 encodes:
- the ureG gene encoding urease accessory protein UreG — encoded protein: MNPQPLRVGIGGPVGSGKTALTLALCLALRDRYNLAVVTNDIYTREDADFLVRNQALAPERIIGVETGGCPHTAIREDASINLEAVDQLNRRFPGLDLILVESGGDNLSATFSPELSDLTIYVIDVSAGDKLPRKGGPGICKSDLLVINKIDLAPLVGASLELMNSDTQRMRGGKPFVFSNQKTGVGLEEIVAFIERQGLLTAA
- a CDS encoding HupE/UreJ family protein encodes the protein MRLNTLLAAAALLLTPALAFAHPGHGDNGLVAGISHPLGGIDHLLAMVAVGLWAAQQKGSARWALPCTFVGTMLIGGMLGFEGLELPALESGIAASVLALGLAVALAVRPPLFVAVAATALFALFHGVAHGLELPDMSSPWAYAIGFVGATAVLHAAGYAVVRFLPAAAAPLVRVAGAASAATGVWLLAA
- the ureE gene encoding urease accessory protein UreE, translated to MLVIHRRIAPQPVWAAELLLNFEARSKSRLRCFSADGEDVGLFLERGQPPLHDGEFLQAEDGRVVRVCARPEQLLHVTCGNAFELTRAAYHLGNRHVALQVGDGWLRLLDDYVLKAMLDQLGATTETIEAPFQPEHGAYGGGHHHSRHGDEDFNYPPKLHQFGVRL
- a CDS encoding C40 family peptidase, whose product is MYKSFFCLLIVSLSLAISSASANLQRAPAFAPPPTIDNVIDRAHELLGTPYKLGGASVKQGFDCSSFLVYLFKTEANIHLPRTTSAMHRSTAATVKRNALQPGDAVFFRGNGRGQVSHVGLYIGEGKFIHSPRTGKSVRIDSLANSYWNRNYTTAKRFHTVR
- a CDS encoding urease accessory protein UreF, whose amino-acid sequence is MNPAWALLRLASPQLPIGGYSYSQGLEMAVEQARVTDPASAGRWISDQLLLNLARFEAPLLLAHCQAAAEQDWPRLAQLCEEHRASRETRELYQESRQMGYSLHQLLNGLPELDDAAREFLAQRSEPHLALGWALAARAWQISPDDALAAWLWSWLENQLAVLMKTLPLGQQAAQRLTSELLPLLQQAQQDASQLDPNHYGSAAFGLSLACMAHERQYSRLFRS
- a CDS encoding AGE family epimerase/isomerase gives rise to the protein MPIAPSSALKPQLTAVLTHFHDLIVPLWQGPGWNADLALPYEALDADHRPLPPQRYRAMACARQLYLFASLIGEPGAAFAEERAAALFRSLQRHFHDAEHGGWFYSIDAHGKPLDKRKDLYTHAFIIFACAHYWAKVRESLVESVLDAALEVVAERFATGDGLYEAVLERNWSSLKSGPLQNPLMHLAEGFLATLAVREDAVTQDALLDLANAMQKRFIDRQHGVMMEKPLGAVDNWFEPGHQFEWFFLLESSDLLRGTPLHTSLSKAFTYAEQKGVDNLTGAVSGMLALDGSVRDGTQRIWAQAEYLRALTLRPDSEAVLQRQLLALQQRFLHDKGWNECLDAKGHVSRRDMPSTTPYHLATCYLGLTQSICGPR